Proteins from one Desulfonema limicola genomic window:
- a CDS encoding class I SAM-dependent methyltransferase — protein MKINSQEFDKIAREIFAPAYPAIARQIIKNTGITRGTCLDIGSGGGYLGLSLALETELFVCFLDESPEMLDIAKKNIDEKGLADRAETLAGNVEAIPLPDNSVDLAVSRGSVFFWQDQARAFQEIYRVLAPLGTAYIGGGFGSSAIKDEIAQKMEELDKGSGRWQRKVEKNLGTETSARLETALKAAKIQDFEISSNSEIGLWVLFKKQKGIKCHQ, from the coding sequence ATGAAGATCAATTCACAGGAGTTTGATAAGATTGCCCGGGAAATTTTTGCACCTGCCTATCCGGCAATTGCCAGGCAGATAATTAAAAATACCGGCATTACCAGGGGAACCTGTCTTGATATTGGCAGTGGAGGAGGTTATCTTGGCCTTAGCCTGGCATTGGAAACAGAGCTTTTTGTCTGTTTTTTGGATGAATCTCCTGAAATGCTTGATATTGCAAAAAAAAATATTGATGAAAAGGGTCTGGCAGACCGGGCTGAAACCCTGGCCGGAAATGTTGAGGCAATACCATTGCCAGACAATTCTGTGGATCTTGCTGTCAGCCGGGGTTCTGTATTTTTTTGGCAGGACCAGGCCAGGGCTTTTCAGGAGATTTACCGGGTACTGGCTCCTTTGGGTACAGCTTATATCGGCGGCGGCTTTGGTTCATCAGCCATAAAAGACGAGATTGCCCAAAAGATGGAAGAACTGGATAAGGGCAGCGGCAGATGGCAAAGGAAAGTAGAGAAAAATCTTGGTACCGAGACATCTGCCAGGCTTGAAACAGCACTAAAAGCTGCTAAAATTCAGGATTTTGAAATCAGCAGCAATAGTGAAATCGGGCTGTGGGTCCTGTTTAAAAAACAAAAAGGAATAAAATGTCATCAATAA
- a CDS encoding iron chelate uptake ABC transporter family permease subunit, with protein sequence MSSIIQLFWEPLQETFFQKALIGGSFVAVVCGVTGCLVILRRMSFLGDALSHAMIAGVAGGYLFMKLLFGIEAYAPAMLIGSLIAALMTVALIGFVSRMSRIKEDTAIGIMYTGIFAGGVVLVSVFRNYIHIDLMHFIMGDVLGVADIDLWTSAITSALVLSVIILFFRYFQVTSFDPVMAASIGMPVVLIDYVFTTCVSLVVVSAVSMVGVILVVGLLVTPAATAYLLSDRLDRMMIYAAFFGVTSVVGGLYLCVWLDSAGGGAIMLFCTFQFLVVLLAAPRYGLMARWLQLRRMVPQQLAEDVLGFLIRKDSSDIAEIKADIKNPGRIQHAVKNLASQGLLSVKGRIVSLTEEGRKDAARILRAHRLWEAYLDHVGTPEWEIHPKAHELEHVSDAEAIGYLDDLLGHPVKDPHGQEIPEDNTCAMPGAVVSLSFLRSGREGQVEKVNVPADKTGLKPGDRLRMEQRRNNGAVWVAVKEDKTEIEMDHDTADNIFIKCF encoded by the coding sequence ATGTCATCAATAATTCAATTATTCTGGGAACCCCTTCAGGAAACATTTTTTCAAAAAGCCCTGATTGGCGGAAGTTTTGTAGCTGTTGTCTGCGGTGTAACCGGGTGTCTTGTTATATTACGGCGCATGTCGTTTCTTGGCGATGCTCTTTCCCATGCCATGATTGCAGGTGTTGCCGGGGGCTATCTTTTTATGAAGCTTTTATTCGGCATAGAAGCCTATGCTCCGGCAATGCTTATTGGTTCTTTGATTGCAGCACTCATGACTGTTGCACTTATTGGTTTTGTTTCCCGCATGTCCAGAATTAAGGAGGATACTGCCATTGGCATTATGTACACCGGGATATTTGCCGGAGGGGTTGTCCTGGTTTCAGTGTTCAGGAATTATATCCATATTGATCTCATGCACTTTATAATGGGTGATGTTCTGGGTGTGGCTGATATTGATCTTTGGACATCTGCAATTACTTCTGCCCTTGTGCTGTCTGTTATCATACTGTTTTTCAGGTATTTTCAGGTTACAAGCTTTGATCCTGTCATGGCAGCATCTATCGGTATGCCTGTTGTGCTTATTGATTATGTTTTTACCACCTGCGTTTCCCTTGTTGTGGTAAGTGCTGTAAGCATGGTTGGTGTAATCCTTGTTGTTGGTCTTCTTGTTACACCTGCTGCAACAGCATATCTTCTCAGCGACCGGCTTGACAGGATGATGATTTATGCGGCTTTTTTCGGTGTTACAAGTGTTGTTGGCGGGCTTTATTTGTGTGTATGGCTTGACTCTGCCGGCGGAGGTGCTATTATGCTCTTTTGCACTTTTCAGTTTCTGGTTGTTCTGCTGGCTGCTCCCAGATATGGACTTATGGCAAGATGGCTTCAGCTAAGGCGAATGGTTCCCCAGCAGCTTGCAGAGGATGTGCTGGGATTTTTAATAAGAAAGGATTCTTCAGATATTGCTGAGATCAAGGCAGATATAAAGAATCCCGGCAGGATTCAACATGCAGTAAAAAATCTTGCATCCCAGGGGCTTTTATCTGTTAAAGGCAGGATAGTAAGCCTGACTGAAGAGGGCCGCAAAGATGCTGCCCGTATTTTAAGGGCCCACCGTCTCTGGGAAGCTTATCTTGATCATGTGGGAACTCCTGAATGGGAAATTCACCCAAAAGCCCATGAGCTTGAGCATGTTTCTGATGCAGAGGCCATAGGGTATTTGGATGATCTCCTGGGACATCCTGTAAAAGACCCTCATGGCCAGGAAATACCTGAAGATAATACCTGTGCCATGCCAGGGGCTGTTGTTTCTTTAAGTTTTTTACGCTCAGGCCGTGAAGGACAGGTGGAAAAGGTAAATGTTCCAGCAGACAAAACAGGTCTGAAACCGGGAGACAGGCTTAGGATGGAACAACGCCGTAATAATGGAGCAGTCTGGGTTGCAGTAAAAGAGGACAAAACCGAGATTGAGATGGATCACGATACGGCAGATAATATTTTTATTAAATGTTTTTAA
- a CDS encoding phage holin family protein, which yields MNHLWNILLLSAAVFIVASLMPTIKIKNYWTALAAAVVYSLVNFLIGWLLRFFAMPFIFITFGLFTFVVNAFLLWITDKLLDDFEIDGIFSTLIGAFLITLINSGLRWMLS from the coding sequence ATGAATCATTTATGGAATATTCTTTTGCTTTCAGCAGCAGTTTTTATTGTAGCATCTCTCATGCCAACAATTAAAATCAAAAACTACTGGACGGCACTTGCAGCAGCAGTTGTTTACAGCCTTGTTAATTTTTTGATAGGCTGGCTGCTCAGGTTTTTTGCCATGCCTTTTATTTTTATAACCTTTGGGCTGTTTACCTTTGTTGTTAATGCGTTTTTGCTCTGGATTACTGATAAACTGCTTGATGATTTTGAAATAGATGGAATTTTCAGTACATTGATTGGAGCTTTTTTAATTACATTAATTAACAGCGGGCTGCGCTGGATGCTGTCATAG
- a CDS encoding methyl-accepting chemotaxis protein, which translates to MKLNIRTQIVILCTGITFVSGILFLINNLWQIKKENHVLFEKNIREKQDFLKRYLDNIGNRAIETSRLISGNNEFQSAVALSALSNDTGDIIVLFDEYIKHMELFNILSFTNINGQTISGGLNLEERKSVHKSILCENVLKEQKPLWGIEKINNVFQVIGVIPLKIFGEPAGHIEMGAYINDFFMKSLKTMLGAECFFMPQGSFKPLASSSSEFLNSGLNIITHEQILQTQKSKSLPVKKIISGNKTYMLGYLPISNYQGIYIGAFGIMADISENLKIVSRFMITGVILSAAIFVTALFISFALAGSIGLKLGKSIEHLANAAYHVASASEQAARAGKSLEQAAGNQVEFLEQTLASRNEINKITKQNSESLKTADELMKDSNYIVETVSGSMSELLISTGEAICSCEKTASIVKIIEDIAFQTNLLALNAAIEAARAGESGTGFSVVADEVRTLSVKSSNAAKTSAGLIEQTLSKIRQNSDFVNKTGKIFDHMSARTGKSGTLLDKIAKASVNQVKEIDSMDKAMDEIGKLARQSKAEAGASARTAAEMNAQAEELALIIRELESL; encoded by the coding sequence ATGAAACTAAATATCAGAACCCAGATCGTTATCCTGTGTACAGGCATTACTTTTGTTTCTGGAATACTTTTCCTGATTAATAATTTATGGCAGATAAAAAAGGAAAACCATGTTTTATTTGAAAAAAATATCAGAGAAAAGCAGGATTTTCTTAAACGCTATCTTGATAATATTGGAAACAGGGCTATTGAAACATCCAGGCTTATTTCCGGTAATAATGAATTTCAGTCTGCTGTTGCTCTTTCTGCATTAAGCAATGATACCGGTGATATAATAGTTTTATTTGATGAATATATTAAACATATGGAATTATTTAATATATTATCTTTTACCAATATTAACGGACAAACAATATCAGGAGGGCTGAACTTAGAAGAAAGGAAATCTGTCCATAAATCAATTTTATGCGAAAATGTCCTGAAAGAGCAAAAGCCATTATGGGGAATTGAAAAGATCAACAATGTTTTCCAGGTCATAGGGGTTATTCCCCTGAAAATATTCGGGGAACCTGCGGGTCATATTGAAATGGGAGCATATATAAATGATTTTTTTATGAAATCGCTGAAAACAATGCTGGGAGCCGAATGTTTTTTCATGCCTCAGGGAAGTTTTAAGCCTTTAGCATCTTCATCTTCCGAATTTTTGAATTCAGGACTTAATATTATTACTCATGAACAAATTCTTCAAACCCAAAAGAGCAAAAGTCTGCCTGTTAAAAAAATAATATCAGGAAATAAAACATATATGCTGGGCTATCTTCCCATATCAAACTATCAAGGTATCTATATTGGTGCATTTGGAATTATGGCTGATATTAGTGAAAACCTGAAAATCGTGTCCAGGTTTATGATAACTGGTGTAATACTGTCGGCGGCAATCTTTGTTACAGCCCTTTTTATCTCCTTTGCACTGGCTGGTTCCATAGGTTTAAAGCTTGGAAAATCCATTGAACATCTTGCGAATGCAGCATATCATGTTGCATCTGCTTCAGAGCAGGCAGCAAGGGCGGGTAAGTCTCTTGAACAGGCTGCGGGAAATCAGGTGGAATTTCTGGAGCAGACCCTTGCTTCAAGAAATGAGATAAATAAAATAACAAAACAAAATTCAGAAAGTCTTAAAACAGCAGATGAACTCATGAAAGACAGTAACTATATAGTTGAAACTGTTTCTGGGTCCATGTCTGAATTATTGATTTCAACGGGTGAAGCCATCTGTTCCTGTGAAAAAACAGCCAGCATTGTCAAAATTATTGAAGATATAGCTTTTCAAACCAATCTTCTTGCCCTGAATGCAGCAATTGAAGCAGCACGGGCAGGTGAATCAGGAACTGGATTTTCTGTGGTGGCTGATGAGGTGAGAACCCTTTCTGTCAAATCATCTAATGCAGCAAAAACCAGTGCAGGACTAATTGAGCAGACCCTGTCAAAAATCAGACAGAACAGTGATTTTGTTAATAAAACAGGCAAAATATTTGATCATATGTCAGCCAGGACAGGCAAATCAGGAACTCTTTTAGATAAGATAGCCAAAGCTTCTGTAAATCAGGTTAAAGAAATAGACAGCATGGATAAGGCCATGGATGAAATTGGAAAGCTGGCACGCCAGTCTAAGGCAGAGGCAGGGGCTTCAGCACGTACTGCCGCAGAAATGAATGCCCAGGCAGAAGAACTTGCACTTATAATTAGAGAGCTTGAAAGCCTGTAA
- a CDS encoding ABC transporter substrate-binding protein — MKKNLYSSFIVIYLIIIWIILFPANTLADETYNLGVALGLSGSGFLYCSDGIDAINLAAEEINAQGGFLGKYPVKLFIKDTKTQPDIAAQEAENLIKNHKVQCILGTYSSDCAVKVRDVCRQNRVIHIAGISNSENITKTGFSPYTFSVVPNSYMQARAGVIGIAKMAKQKGWKQYVTIASDYDWGRSTQNNTVEILKKESPELILKKEFWPALGEIRFNDYIMAIIAEKPDFIYGSLASKDNFAWMSQAKAAGLFKQIPYPGSLISVTELIVQAKNIERGMIGLCRAPFFAHMDLPLMENFVKTFREKYKRYPSDWAVLEYDSVYVLKQGIEKAGSIDNEKVKEALTGASIETCRGKLDFRRINNQLSCSSYIGIITDDPKYPFPVYKDIIEVKGSDSWRPESEILAHRQAE, encoded by the coding sequence ATGAAGAAAAATTTATATAGCTCATTTATAGTTATTTATCTTATAATTATATGGATAATTCTTTTTCCTGCAAATACCCTGGCTGATGAGACCTATAATCTTGGCGTTGCACTGGGGCTTTCTGGAAGCGGATTTTTATATTGCAGTGATGGAATAGATGCCATTAATCTGGCAGCAGAAGAAATAAATGCCCAGGGAGGCTTTCTTGGAAAATATCCTGTCAAGCTTTTTATAAAAGATACAAAAACCCAGCCGGATATTGCAGCCCAGGAAGCTGAAAACCTTATCAAAAACCATAAAGTGCAATGTATTCTGGGAACATATTCAAGTGACTGTGCTGTTAAGGTAAGAGATGTTTGCAGACAAAACCGGGTGATTCATATTGCAGGCATAAGCAATTCGGAAAATATAACCAAAACAGGTTTCAGTCCCTATACCTTTTCAGTGGTTCCAAACAGCTATATGCAGGCCAGGGCAGGGGTTATTGGTATTGCAAAAATGGCAAAGCAAAAAGGCTGGAAACAATATGTTACCATTGCATCAGATTATGACTGGGGAAGATCAACCCAGAATAATACAGTTGAAATATTGAAAAAAGAATCCCCAGAACTGATTTTAAAAAAGGAATTCTGGCCCGCTCTGGGAGAAATCAGGTTTAATGATTATATTATGGCTATTATTGCTGAAAAACCTGATTTTATTTATGGTTCCCTTGCTTCAAAAGATAATTTTGCATGGATGAGCCAGGCCAAGGCAGCAGGTCTTTTTAAACAGATTCCATATCCAGGTTCTCTTATAAGTGTTACAGAACTAATTGTTCAGGCTAAAAACATTGAAAGAGGAATGATAGGATTGTGCCGCGCTCCTTTTTTTGCACATATGGATCTGCCTTTAATGGAAAACTTTGTTAAAACTTTCAGGGAAAAATATAAACGTTATCCAAGTGACTGGGCAGTTCTGGAATATGATTCAGTTTATGTCTTAAAACAGGGCATTGAAAAAGCAGGCAGTATTGACAATGAAAAGGTCAAAGAAGCTTTAACAGGAGCATCCATTGAAACATGCAGGGGAAAGCTTGATTTTCGCAGAATTAACAATCAGTTAAGCTGTTCTTCATATATCGGTATAATTACAGATGATCCTAAATATCCTTTTCCTGTTTATAAAGATATTATTGAGGTCAAAGGATCTGATTCATGGCGGCCTGAATCTGAAATCCTGGCACACAGGCAGGCAGAATAA
- a CDS encoding mucoidy inhibitor MuiA family protein encodes MEQKSGGQFVQDMLISGDDGGNIIFEAVVFLEQAYIKRKARVKALPGINRFLMEIKAFDMEKDSVQAVVSGHGEILSVQYKETYVKDAPQQDLQNLESKKNELKKQKNVLIQEQEIRKKQTGFLDSISAFSEAEIPKQIKTQFPDIKSLESILEFLGKNYENLGRQSHELENGINDIDKDIDLIETQLKQFKKSGQTVQKFIEVLFNSSEENDIGIEISYSAANASWEPVYKIDVLPDLSDAVITMFAKIEQNTGENWENTSLSISNAVPVKTTALPDLKTWYISQWSSEPVSDDAMLGAAMRTPVEDKDLIDETLFFDMDEPREEAEFVHAEGINLPISFEYRLPQQVNLDSGQGETLVPIFTKKTDCEFFIYAIPQKDPLAYLVCQINADKEMLAGRLNIHFGGRFVGTTLISDKRPGEEMMLSLGADRGVKISREKIRDKKTETFFGMVDRLSVARELGYKIIIENLKDEPVRICLLDSIPVSKTDRIQIKGVEIDTKPTEIDYNSHTGVMLWDFMAEAKSTHEINIKFFVKHPKNSPPLGL; translated from the coding sequence ATGGAGCAGAAATCCGGGGGACAGTTTGTTCAAGACATGCTTATAAGCGGGGATGATGGTGGAAATATAATTTTTGAAGCTGTTGTTTTTTTAGAACAAGCATATATAAAACGTAAGGCACGGGTTAAGGCATTGCCTGGTATTAATCGTTTTCTTATGGAAATCAAGGCTTTTGATATGGAAAAAGATTCTGTTCAGGCTGTTGTGTCGGGTCATGGCGAGATTTTAAGTGTGCAATACAAAGAAACCTATGTAAAGGATGCGCCCCAGCAAGATTTGCAAAACCTTGAATCTAAAAAAAACGAACTGAAAAAACAAAAAAATGTCTTGATTCAAGAACAGGAAATCAGAAAAAAACAAACAGGATTTCTTGATTCAATTTCAGCTTTTTCAGAAGCTGAAATACCCAAACAAATAAAAACACAATTTCCAGATATTAAAAGCCTTGAATCAATACTTGAATTTCTTGGAAAAAATTATGAAAATCTGGGCAGACAGAGCCATGAGCTTGAAAATGGCATAAATGATATTGATAAAGATATTGATCTTATTGAAACACAACTTAAACAATTTAAAAAATCAGGTCAGACTGTGCAAAAATTTATTGAAGTGCTGTTTAATTCAAGTGAAGAAAATGATATAGGCATTGAAATTTCCTATTCTGCGGCAAATGCTTCATGGGAACCGGTATATAAGATTGATGTTTTGCCGGATTTATCCGATGCAGTTATTACAATGTTTGCAAAAATTGAGCAGAATACAGGGGAAAACTGGGAAAATACTTCTCTTTCCATAAGCAATGCAGTCCCTGTAAAAACTACAGCCCTGCCTGATCTCAAAACCTGGTATATTTCCCAGTGGTCTTCTGAGCCTGTTTCAGATGATGCCATGCTCGGAGCTGCAATGCGGACTCCAGTTGAAGATAAAGACTTAATTGATGAAACACTTTTTTTTGACATGGACGAACCCAGAGAAGAAGCTGAATTTGTCCATGCAGAGGGAATAAATCTTCCCATTTCCTTTGAGTACAGGCTTCCCCAGCAGGTAAATCTGGATTCAGGGCAAGGCGAAACCCTGGTTCCCATATTCACAAAAAAAACAGACTGCGAGTTTTTTATATATGCAATACCTCAAAAAGATCCCCTGGCATACCTGGTCTGCCAGATAAATGCAGACAAAGAAATGCTTGCAGGCAGGCTTAATATCCATTTTGGAGGCCGGTTTGTTGGAACTACCCTGATTTCAGATAAAAGGCCTGGAGAAGAAATGATGCTTAGTCTTGGGGCAGACAGGGGGGTTAAGATAAGCCGCGAGAAAATCAGGGATAAAAAAACCGAAACCTTTTTCGGCATGGTTGACCGTTTAAGTGTTGCCCGTGAGCTTGGGTACAAGATTATAATAGAAAATTTAAAAGACGAGCCTGTGAGGATTTGTCTTTTAGACAGTATTCCAGTTTCAAAAACAGACAGGATCCAGATAAAAGGTGTTGAAATTGATACAAAACCAACTGAAATAGATTATAACAGCCATACCGGCGTAATGCTGTGGGATTTTATGGCAGAAGCAAAATCCACCCATGAAATCAATATTAAATTTTTTGTAAAACATCCAAAAAACAGCCCCCCGCTGGGACTTTAA
- a CDS encoding efflux transporter outer membrane subunit — protein MYKMRKINSHFKLMALLFIIILYSCTTGSEYNRSELHRKTLEGKKTWSQEPLSETVFKRPDSEWWKGFHDKYLNNLIQDAVTGSLDIDIRLSHVKEAELSMSESKAPLFPNVNLSGNTSYFLQKTEKVDVSEPILNQNDLEDKIEDSVSTVEDSEYYNLGLNVNWEFDIWGKKKKNYLSMKASYEESKALYRGEYLRIISDVAKTYFDIRKNDKERSLNERLMKNSLEKLSIYQNQFAEGLINKWVVLRQQNEIKTLEKDLLNLERNRKMLENKMALLMGKHPGEFRVHNIDRNKPLQTIEIPSGLPSELLLGRPDVIAAEYRVKKAYYKIGESMAARLPSIMLTGQAGLASIALSKLLSQWTLGISPVLSLPVFDGGTKKKQVQISRLRAVIAEKEYKNTVLRAFEEVENSLSAIKSRTEQKAILENKLKTIEQIKKQTYAKFKTGVISIQPFLEIQRELLIAEQPLLEIQRMLIDDTITLCKALGGGW, from the coding sequence ATGTATAAAATGAGAAAAATAAACAGTCATTTTAAACTCATGGCGTTGTTATTCATAATAATTTTGTATTCATGCACTACAGGTTCTGAATACAATCGTTCTGAACTTCACAGAAAAACATTGGAGGGGAAAAAAACATGGAGTCAAGAGCCGCTGTCTGAAACTGTTTTTAAAAGACCTGATTCTGAGTGGTGGAAGGGTTTTCATGACAAATATCTTAACAACCTAATACAGGATGCTGTTACAGGCAGTCTTGATATTGACATAAGGCTTAGTCATGTAAAAGAAGCTGAATTATCAATGAGCGAATCAAAAGCTCCACTTTTTCCAAACGTAAATTTATCTGGAAATACAAGTTATTTTCTTCAAAAAACAGAGAAAGTTGATGTTTCAGAACCTATTTTAAATCAAAACGATCTTGAAGATAAAATAGAGGATTCGGTTTCAACAGTTGAGGATTCAGAATATTACAACCTGGGCTTGAACGTAAACTGGGAGTTTGACATATGGGGAAAAAAGAAAAAAAATTATCTTTCAATGAAGGCTTCATATGAGGAAAGTAAAGCCCTGTACCGTGGAGAATACTTGCGAATAATTTCAGATGTGGCAAAAACATATTTTGACATAAGAAAAAATGATAAGGAAAGATCGTTAAATGAAAGGCTGATGAAAAACAGTCTTGAAAAATTATCCATTTATCAAAATCAGTTTGCTGAAGGACTGATTAACAAATGGGTGGTTTTAAGGCAGCAGAATGAAATAAAGACCCTGGAAAAAGATTTACTTAACCTGGAAAGAAACAGAAAAATGCTTGAAAACAAGATGGCGTTGCTGATGGGAAAGCATCCAGGAGAATTCAGGGTTCATAATATTGATAGAAATAAACCGCTGCAAACCATTGAAATACCTTCAGGACTTCCCTCGGAACTCCTATTGGGACGACCTGATGTTATTGCAGCAGAATACAGGGTGAAAAAAGCTTATTACAAGATTGGAGAGTCTATGGCTGCCAGGCTGCCTTCAATCATGCTTACAGGACAGGCAGGACTTGCAAGCATTGCACTGTCAAAGCTTCTCAGTCAATGGACTCTAGGGATAAGCCCTGTGCTTTCCCTGCCTGTTTTTGACGGAGGAACAAAGAAAAAACAGGTACAGATCAGCAGGCTTCGGGCAGTTATTGCAGAGAAAGAATATAAAAATACAGTTCTCAGGGCATTTGAAGAAGTGGAAAATTCCTTATCAGCCATCAAAAGCAGGACAGAGCAAAAAGCAATTCTGGAAAACAAATTAAAAACAATTGAACAAATAAAAAAGCAGACATATGCAAAATTTAAAACAGGGGTGATATCTATACAGCCGTTTCTTGAAATTCAAAGGGAATTATTAATAGCTGAACAGCCGCTTCTTGAAATTCAGCGTATGCTTATTGATGATACAATAACATTGTGCAAGGCTCTGGGAGGAGGATGGTAA
- a CDS encoding HlyD family efflux transporter periplasmic adaptor subunit, giving the protein MPLEDSSEKLGQIFADHDAHGVDILMGRSSFMSQVVIYIFVGILLSALIWSFFGKTDLIVKVEGRLEPRLDIRHVYPPIGGELTDIYAVEGAFVSRGDLLARLRATDAIQAATDAEKARINLEQAKFDYKLFPRKKELLEKELENITGQIKQKEKEYKLFKQDQFRNLPAIHKHKLEKSRLKIEQAEKEMYAARDMMEKYQRLGQAENGGVSQKEIEEKHENWLREETKYKDLLIDLNNLEYEFSQQETQFGKRVSDTLSEILNLRFQQESKKLQIENEEIQVNIQYRAALAAFEAASVITFDDLDKDNFMKIRSPVSGEVTFVAFTQRGEKIKPDVPLVSIAPAGSEKVLMISIPDKDRGLLKPGQTVKLKFAAFPYHRYGFITGTLEYISPDAAQPKDDKSYYRGRVSMDKDFYTENGKNIIIKYGMTAIAEIAVKKLRIIDIFLDPFKKFSGKSEI; this is encoded by the coding sequence ATGCCTTTGGAAGATTCTTCTGAAAAACTAGGACAGATATTTGCAGATCACGATGCCCATGGTGTTGATATACTTATGGGAAGGTCTTCTTTTATGTCCCAAGTAGTTATTTATATTTTTGTAGGGATTTTATTATCAGCACTTATATGGTCTTTCTTTGGAAAAACTGATTTAATTGTAAAAGTGGAAGGCAGACTTGAGCCCAGGCTGGATATACGCCATGTTTACCCCCCTATTGGCGGAGAACTTACAGATATTTATGCAGTAGAAGGCGCTTTTGTTTCCCGTGGAGACCTTCTTGCAAGACTCAGGGCAACAGATGCAATCCAGGCTGCAACCGATGCGGAAAAAGCAAGGATTAATCTTGAACAAGCAAAGTTTGATTATAAACTCTTTCCCAGGAAAAAGGAACTTCTTGAAAAGGAGCTTGAAAATATTACAGGGCAGATTAAACAGAAAGAAAAAGAATATAAGTTGTTTAAACAAGATCAGTTTAGAAATCTGCCTGCAATCCATAAGCATAAACTTGAAAAATCCCGTTTAAAAATTGAGCAGGCTGAAAAAGAGATGTATGCGGCAAGAGATATGATGGAAAAATATCAACGGCTTGGGCAAGCTGAAAATGGAGGTGTTTCCCAAAAAGAGATTGAAGAAAAACATGAAAACTGGCTCAGGGAAGAGACAAAATATAAGGATTTACTTATTGATCTCAATAACCTGGAATATGAATTCAGTCAGCAGGAAACCCAGTTTGGAAAACGTGTCAGCGATACCTTGTCAGAGATTCTCAATCTCAGATTCCAGCAGGAAAGCAAAAAGCTTCAGATTGAAAATGAAGAAATCCAGGTGAATATCCAGTATCGCGCAGCTCTTGCAGCATTTGAAGCAGCTTCTGTTATTACATTTGATGATCTTGATAAAGACAATTTTATGAAAATCCGTTCCCCTGTTTCAGGAGAAGTTACGTTTGTTGCCTTTACCCAGAGAGGAGAAAAAATAAAACCCGATGTTCCCCTGGTATCTATTGCTCCGGCAGGTTCGGAAAAGGTTTTGATGATAAGTATTCCTGATAAGGATCGAGGGCTTTTAAAACCTGGTCAGACTGTAAAATTGAAGTTTGCTGCTTTTCCCTATCATCGTTACGGTTTTATAACAGGTACACTGGAATATATATCACCGGATGCCGCACAGCCAAAGGATGACAAATCTTATTACAGGGGGCGTGTAAGCATGGATAAGGATTTTTATACGGAAAACGGAAAAAATATAATAATAAAATACGGCATGACAGCTATCGCCGAGATTGCGGTAAAAAAACTGAGAATAATTGATATTTTTTTAGACCCTTTTAAGAAATTTTCAGGAAAATCTGAGATATAG
- a CDS encoding peptidylprolyl isomerase, whose amino-acid sequence METIVKINNESISAVEFIKHLKFTNQFSDIINSFVKNKILLNYAEKNGTKVSQKEIQQAADDFRRCIGLHRSSDTQKWFDSIGINADDFENYITEHILIKKMIDAIVSQKEVESYFSLNSPAFDSVDICHIVVENENKAKEIKALLDDEPEMFDSFVKDHSLDMETRNSRGYIKGVQRGCLPDEIESKIFNASQGEIAGPFNVNGGNLYEIIKIVSKNKAGLDQETKEKISQIILNQWMEKRIKNHSIVF is encoded by the coding sequence ATGGAGACAATAGTTAAAATTAACAATGAAAGTATCAGTGCCGTGGAGTTTATCAAACATCTGAAATTTACAAATCAGTTTTCAGATATAATAAACAGCTTTGTTAAAAACAAGATTCTCCTGAACTATGCAGAGAAGAATGGAACAAAGGTTTCCCAGAAGGAAATTCAGCAGGCTGCCGATGATTTTAGAAGATGTATTGGGCTTCACCGATCCAGCGATACACAGAAATGGTTTGATAGCATAGGAATAAACGCGGATGACTTTGAAAATTATATAACAGAACATATTTTAATAAAAAAAATGATAGATGCAATTGTAAGCCAAAAGGAAGTTGAATCCTATTTCAGCCTTAATTCTCCTGCCTTTGATTCAGTTGATATATGTCATATAGTGGTTGAAAATGAAAATAAGGCAAAAGAAATTAAGGCACTGCTTGATGATGAGCCTGAAATGTTTGACAGTTTTGTAAAGGATCATTCTCTGGATATGGAAACCCGGAACAGCAGGGGATATATAAAAGGAGTACAGCGTGGTTGTTTGCCCGATGAAATTGAATCAAAGATATTTAACGCTTCTCAGGGTGAAATTGCAGGTCCTTTTAATGTAAATGGTGGAAATTTATATGAAATTATCAAGATTGTCTCAAAAAATAAAGCAGGGCTGGATCAGGAAACAAAGGAAAAGATTTCACAAATAATTTTAAATCAGTGGATGGAAAAGAGAATTAAAAATCATAGTATAGTATTTTAA